The following coding sequences are from one Manis pentadactyla isolate mManPen7 chromosome 13, mManPen7.hap1, whole genome shotgun sequence window:
- the LOC130680222 gene encoding olfactory receptor 14I1-like, producing MENLTIFTEFLLMDVSSSWELRILQGLMFLLIYLGALAGNLLTIAAIVTDPHLDSPVYFFISNLSLIDLCRISVSVPKLIVNSLTGSKSISLKECAAQIFLYIFFASTEMAYLLVMSYDLYVAICHPLHYGLTITPWVFSQAAVGSWGTGLVFSAIHTGNMFRLPFTKSNVINQYFCDVPQVMRISFSKVQFSESVMLVLSTCIILVCFTCLFMSYINIFLTVLKIHSAEARNKALSTCTPQLLIILILIISGFIAVLGPIANKGSLKNLLTAMFYTTVPQFINHVIYSLRNREINIALGRIFNKY from the coding sequence ATGGAAAACCTCACCATCTTTACAGAATTCCTCCTCATGGATGTCTCAAGCTCTTGGGAACTTCGCATTTTGCAAGGCCTAATGTTCCTATTGATTTATCTAGGAGCTCTGGCTGGAAACCTTCTCACCATTGCCGCCATTGTGACAGACCCACACCTTGACtctccagtgtatttttttataAGTAACTTATCCCTCATAGACCTTTGCCGCATCTCAGTCAGTGTTCCCAAACTGATTGTGAATTCCCTGACAGGCAGTAAGTCCATCTCACTGAAAGAATGTGCTGCTCAgattttcctatatattttctttgcatCTACTGAGATGGCTTACCTTCTGGTCATGTCCTATGACCTCTATGTTGCCATTTGCCACCCTCTGCACTATGGGCTCACCATCACCCCCTGGGTGTTCTCACAGGCAGCAGTGGGCTCATGGGGCACTGGGCTGGTCTTTTCCGCCATCCACACTGGGAACATGTTCAGacttcccttcaccaagtccaatgTGATCAACCAATATTTTTGTGATGTACCTCAAGTTATGAGAATATCATTTTCAAAGGTTCAGTTTTCTGAATCTGTGATGCTTGTATTAAGTACTTGCATTATCTTGGTATGTTTTACTTGTCTGTTTATGTCgtacattaatatatttttaactgtGCTTAAGATCCATTCAGCGGAAGCCCGCAACAAAGCCTTGTCCACCTGTACCCCACAGTTGCTAATTATTCTTATACTTATCATTTCTGGATTCATTGCAGTTTTAGGTCCCATTGCAAATAAAGGATCTCTTAAAAATCTGCTGACAGCCATGTTCTATACTACCGTGCCCCAATTCATAAACCACGTCATCTACAGTCTGCGGAACAGGGAGATAAACATTGCTCTAGGCAgaatattcaacaaatactga